The Toxorhynchites rutilus septentrionalis strain SRP chromosome 3, ASM2978413v1, whole genome shotgun sequence genome includes a region encoding these proteins:
- the LOC129772812 gene encoding transcription initiation factor IIA subunit 1 — MALSQTSVLKLYNTVIDDVISGVRDAFLDEGVDEQVLQEMKQVWTAKLMASKALERSLDQQDQQTPSILSNNSKSMSHSKANGTKKAKAAAAAAAAAANQENQNAANNKFTQNNAPQSTNSAQPIKTEPAASHTEAQSNQQQQIQPPPLAQTVPQPQPAAPAQPPAPPAAVVAALDPNKQVAIQITLPAQPNVHNSQPRVLTIQVPASALQENQLQQVLTGPIITSIMPLPPQIASSVLQQHVNSYLQNNAINTIQLHKQLDGAFDMMETNYDGDMESTEKDAVAVPGNMLIPVEAKKVSSKRGVWLRKKKNSQRITLVIGGQLDGAVDTSDEEASDISDDNIGDDDDDDLDKEDDEDIDGEGGAEEEPLNSEDDVTDEDASDLFDTDNVVVCQYDKITRSRNKWKFYLKDGIMNISGKDYVFQKSNGDAEW, encoded by the exons ATGGCACTCAGTCAAACGTCGGTG CTGAAACTTTACAATACCGTTATCGACGATGTCATTTCTGGCGTACGAGATGCTTTTCTGGACGAAGGTGTTGACGAGCAGGTGCTTCAGGAAATGAAACAAGTGTGGACTGCGAAACTGATGGCAAGCAAAGCTTTAGAAAGGTCGTTAGATCAACAGGACCAACAAACACCATCGATTTTAAGCAACAATTCCAAG TCGATGTCACATTCGAAG GCCAATGGTACCAAGAAAGCAAAAGCGGCGGCGGCCGCTGCAGCTGCGGCAGCTAATCAAGAGAATCAAAATGCCGCCAACAACAAGTTCACACAAAACAATGCCCCACAAAGTACGAACTCTGCACAACCAATAAAAACTGAACCAGCGGCCAGCCACACAGAGGCACAAAGCAACCAACAACAGCAAATACAACCGCCACCTCTTGCCCAAACGGTACCACAACCACAGCCGGCTGCACCAGCACAACCACCAGCTCCTCCTGCGGCAGTTGTGGCTGCTCTCGATCCCAACAAGCAGGTCGCAATCCAGATCACCTTACCCGCTCAACCAAATGTTCACAATTCACAACCCCGGGTGCTGACCATCCAAGTGCCGGCGTCGGCCCTGCAGGAAAACCAACTACAGCAAGTTCTCACAGGCCCGATTATCACGTCCATTATGCCCCTGCCACCACAGATCGCGTCGTCTGTTCTCCAGCAGCATGTCAATTCATATCTACAAAATAACGCAATCA aCACGATTCAACTACACAAACAATTGGACGGCGCATTCGATATGATGGAGACAAATTATGATGGGGATATGGAAAGCACCGAAAAAGATGCGGTTGCTGTTCCGGGAAATATGCTTATTCCAGTTGAAGCGAAAAAGGTTTCATCCAAAAGAGGCGTCTGGttgaggaagaaaaaaaattcccagCGAA TTACTCTGGTGATCGGTGGTCAGCTTGACGGGGCCGTAGATACGTCGGACGAGGAAGCAAGTGATATAAGTGACGATAATATTGgagatgacgatgacgatgatcTGGACAAGGAAGATGACGAAGATATAGATGGAGAAGGCGGCGCAGAGGAAGAACCTTTAAACAGCGAAGATGATGTAACTGACGAGGATGCATCCGACCTGTTCGATACTGATAACGTGGTAGTGTGTCAATATGATAAG